The genomic segment atagatatagatatagatatagatatatatatatatatatatatatatatatatatatattattatattatttatatataatatatattatattatatatatatattatataatatattatattatttatatataatatatattttataatatatatatattatatattttataatatatatattatatattttataatatatattatatattttataatatatattatatattttataatatatatatatatattttataatatatatatatatatattttataatattttataatatatatatattttataatatatatattatatatattttataatatatatattatatatattttataatatatatattatatatatatatattatattatatatataaattattttcctggataaccccattaactcacctcccgttggtctggtaccggcctcatctgcttcctagggaatggaacgtcagacagccgtcagcctatcaccgactgcagcgatgttccgcctcggccggtgatgggttgagcacactgtcatgtaaggaggaccattatataccgtggaaccgccataagttacaaaaatacagcgaGACAcacatttggccataccgcctagtgtgtgtgtgtgtgtttgtttgcgtgtgtgtgtgtttgtgtgtttgtttgcgtgtgtgtgtgtgtttgtcttctTATAAATAAGATACATATACACGTATGTTAGGCCCTAGTCACATAACGTTTTAGGGCTTTGTTCAACATCTATATTTCAACATATACTGTTCGATACCCATAAGTCTACTGAAGATGTTCGGTCTGTTCAGGAAACAAATTAAACATGGTCCCTAATACTGTCACCGCCAATAAACTAATACCTCTCTACATACATTTCACAATTAGACTAAGTATATAGCGGTGTAATTATTGTTCTTCCCTGGCCCTTTAGCTATGTACTGTCAGTGGAAAACCTGCAGAGTTGTGGTCGCCCGGGGCCTGAGGGGACCTAGTTATTCTGCTCCCTGAGTTAGATACGTGTATCTAAAGAGCCACCTTTTTAGTTTTCTTTGCCCTGGGATAGAAATGCAGCTCTTCCACTTGTCATTAGACGTGCTGGTCATATAAAGAAGAGTGATAAGGAAGAATGGCGTTCATAGGCCAATTGTGTTATCTAAAGTCGGAGAGTCTCTTTAATCTTGGTTATATTGCCCCTGATAAGCCTCTTGTTTAGTTGTGTGCGCAGAGTCAACAGCCATGTCCTCATTTATAGAGGGTCCTGGAAATGTTACTGAAGTGTATTGTGCCATAGGTATCTGCTCACATTATTTGCATATGCCGCCAGTGTTgaattctgtgcattgtagttttgcaacagctgtaggcacactggttgggaaacactggtatagataggGATTGGCACAGTGGTCATGCACATGCCCTGCCAgtccattttatattttatacggGGCTGACCGTAACCATTAGGGACTGTTTAAACTTTCcaggcatattttattttccaaCATCATCTGCTAAAATATCAGACGAAAATAACGTGctgaaagtaaaataaaatatataaaatgttactGTGTGTGATCACACCCGAATAGTACAGCGCTCGGATGTTTGTCAGCCCCATAGAAATGAACCGGGACCACTACGTCCTTCTGTTACTGATCTATTCGGCCTTGTTCGTTGGCTGCGCGTCCACATCTGTAGTAGATGTGCGGCCGATGGATAATAGAAGCAATGGGCACAAACTATCCAGCTGTTGTTTGGGTGGTACTCCCTGCATGATGGTTGTGCTTTTAtagtcctctttaaaggggttctccactgccctgccttctggaagttcattactccgaacgctgtgtgcgggcttccgtgttcgaggccgccccctcgtgacgtcgcgcccgccccctcaacgaaagtctatgggaagggggcgtgtcacgcccccttcccatagactttcgttgagggggcggcattgaacactgaagcccgcacacagcgttcggagtaataaacttccggcgctgcgagcggagctccgtaaGGCAGggaagtggagaacccctttaaataagtgcCAGTCTACAAGATCACGTCCACGTGATGGGGCCCTCACACTAGCATAGCACGGACACCTTTTTGGTGAACATATTTCGGCTGCAAGTCCTACCCGGTCATGGGTGTGAGCCAGGGTTTCACGCTGGGAGTTTATGTTTTTGCAAACGATgggggcgccctggttgggaaacactgacctcagCTGTCCATTTGGTCAGACCAGGACTTGCAGCAGTAATAGGGATGCATAGATGCATCCTTATAACACTAGTGTAAACCCAGTCTTTGCGTACGCCCACCCTGGGCACATTGTCGGCCTGGAATTCCCAGTAACATCAGTGGATGAGACCCTTTATAGGAACCTCTTGTGAAGTCCCTCATCAATACTGAGTTTATATTGCCGTGTTTTTAGACCTGGGTCATGGTTTCTAAACataggtgcctccaactgttgaaaaactacaactcccagcatgcccggacagccgaaaggctgtagttttgcaacagctggaggcattctgattgggaaacactgtcatgagGGATGTTGTGCCACTAAAGGCATCGGATATTGGTGAATTTAACCCTATTGGCTCATAAAAGGACTGCTTTGGCCATGTTGTCAATTGCGCTTTTAAAGGGGAAgacactttttcttttaaatcaactggtgccagaaagtttaacagatttgcaaaattactacttttaaaaaatcttaacccttccagtacttatgagtaagttcttttcttttttgagtttttttcttttttttgtttcctttgtctgagcacagtgctctctgctgacacctctgtccattttaggaactgtccagattaggagcaaatccccctagaaaacctctcctgctctggacagttcctgacatggacagagttgtcagcagagagcactgtggtcaggcagaaaagaaattcaaaaagaagcatacagcagctaccgtatttttcgtcctataggacgcaccggcgtataagacgcacccaatttttaggggcaaaatctaaaaaaaataaagatttcgaacccaatagtggtctccaatctgcggacctccagatgttgcaaaactacaactcccagcatgcccggacagcctccgggcatgctgggagttgtagttttgcaacatctggaggtccgcagattgaagaccactgcataggaggtaatacgcacgtgtccccgccgcttcggacccgtcaccgctgccctggatgtcgctccatcgctgtcgccgtgtccccgtcgctccggaacgtctctgctgctggccgggtatcctcgctctccgtcgccgccatcacgtcgttacgcacgctgacgcacgtacgcgacgacgtgatgacgaggaaggagagcgccggccatacaggggatccctgaacggagaagacaccgaggaggcaggtaaggtccctcccggtgtcctgtaagcactaacccggctattcagtcgggctgttcgggaccgccgcggtgaaatcgcggcggtcctgaacagtcgggttagtgtcactttcccttcagatgcggcggtcagctttgatcgccgcgtctgaagggttaatacaggacatcaccgtgatcggtgatgtcctgtattagccgcgggtcccggccattgatggccgcagggaccgacgcgatagatgtgtattcaccgtataagacgcaccgacttttcccccccagttttggagaagaaaaagtgcgtcttatacggcgaaaaatacggtaagtactggaaggattacgatttttaaatagaagtaatttacaaatctgttttaacttcctggcaccagttgatttaaagaaaaaatgttttccagtggagtacccctttaagagctttcTGGGTTCATCTGCTGAAGGGAAGACAGAGGATGTGCAAACAGTTTATTGGCGGAGGAGGCAGATATTATGTGGGATTTATGGACGGCATCCTTAACATCCCATTGCTGTGAGGTGTCTTGCGGCTGCGCTTTGTCCTCCGGTTAATCATGTCCTGTGACTAATCCCATCTATCTGTACGGGGGAATAGATCTGGCGGGGGCAGGAAGCCGGAGTTCCCTCATTCCACCCTGAGGGGGTCAGCTGCCTTCATTCCCCTTCTGATATTGTCATCTGGAAATTATTACAGAACCCTCAGGGCAGACAGGAGGGGAtgaaaggcgggggggggggggggggtcctcagatCCGGCTTCCATCCTTTCCTGCGCGAGGCCACACACGGAGGTGCCTAACAGGTCACATTATGGAGGCAGAATATCGTCCACGCCCGCCGTAACCCCTACTTTGCTGAAAGTTTGTTATAAAGCATACATACGTGCCTGTACAGAAAGTGTGAATGTGCATCTgtagtgatttaaaaaaataaaaacacttctCATGTTGCTCTGTTTTTCAGCCTTGCAAACATCCCCCTGACACCAGAGACGCAACGAGACCAGGAAAGGCGGATACGCAGGGAAATCGCAAATAGCAATGAACGTCGCCGCATGCAGAGCATCAATGCTGGATTCCAGTCTCTGAAAACTTTAATTCCCCACACGGATGGGGAGAAACTAAGCAAGGTAGGTAGCACGGGGAGGTCCAATTATTTGGACACAACATCTCTCaggtgtgtgcgtgtatgtgttttttatatatatatatatatatttttttaatctcttgtggttagacaaaaaaaataaaaataataaatttgccTGATCTTTACCACCCACCATCAAAGCAATTTTGAAACTTAACAGGTCCTTGCAGATCACTACCTGGTCCTGTCTCAACATAAGGAAATGCCAACTCCGCCAATTGTTGCCAGAGCCTCTGCCAATTCTCATCAGAAacttgtgttgtgtgtgttattttttttccggTGAGGAACCACGGCGAATAGGAAAGACTTTGTGGGGATTGGGGGGGATGAGtaattgagtgtttttttttttttttttgttttttttttttaattttctaaaAATACAGTGGTCACTTAACATACgagggtaatccgttccaaatgaaccatcgtttgttgaaaccatcgtatgttgagggatccgtgcaatgtaaagaataggatgttatactcgcctgtccctgccgctccggaccatcaccgctgccctggatgtcgccctccatcactgtccccggggtgtccccgccgctccggacgtctctgcttccccggcatcctcgctctccgccgctgccatcatgtcactacgcacgccgctccttttggatgacgggacagcgtgatgactaaggagagcgccagcgatgcaggggatcccgaagaggatgcgccggagccccgaggacaggtaagtgatcgtcagcggaccacatggggcaccgtaaacggctatccggtagcagctgaaacagtctgcgttgccggatagccgtttatgcgatggccccgacatacaaaagcatcgtatgttgatgctgcgtctgagaggccatcgcatgttgaaattatcatatgttggggccatcgtaggtcgggggggtcactgtaaataaataaaaaataatttaataataaataattttattatgTAACCATTGAtcggtgttttatttatttatttttttaatccattCAGATTTCTTCTCCTAAGACAACTCCTTTTTATTGTTGTATCTGTTACAATATATTCAAGTTGCAGTTTTCCCACTGGCCACTAGATGTCAGCTACACTCAAATCAGATAAAGCAAACTCTATTTACAGCATGCGGTGAAGTTGAATGTTTGTTttaaagcagtgtgcctccagatgttgcaaaactacaactcccagcatgcccggacagccaacggctgtccgggcatgctgggagttgtagttttgcgacatccggaggtccacaatttgcagACCACGACTTTAAGTTTAGTCCATGTGAATGGATCTCATCTGCATACAACACAGTGACAAAATACTTAGTAATAGAAGTGAAAATATGCATTGGAAAACCAAGGCTTCCCTGGGATTTCTTTGCCTATTTTTCCATAGGGTAAACATATGCCATGTGATCCCAGCCTTGCATTGTGGGTAAGGCTTCAAGGGGTTTGACCTATGGCTGGTAACTTCTGCAAACAATTTACAGGTTGGATTTCCCTGTAGGCTTAGCATGAAAGTTTTGAAAAAAGTCAGTGGTTATTAAAATCCACAGCTAAGGATTTTTGATACAGATCcattgcaaaatctgcaacaattcTTATCattccccattaaagtcaatgggaaaaatctgcagcaaatcagAGCTTTTTGcaacagaagttttttttttaaaatggttcAGATTTAATCATCTAAACTGTGTCCTTTTCATCACAGAAATTTTCTGCATTGTGTGGACCATCCTCTTGCTACttttttgtattgtttgttttattttatatttttttttattttttcagtgcAAATCCACTGGAAAATTTCACAGCAATTCCAACCTGTGTGAACTCATTCTTGCAAAAGAATCATGGAAGATTTTTAGCAAACTCCTTCAGTCGTGCTATATGAAAATAGTTTGCTTGGCAGCCCTGAATATGTTcgggttggaccccctgcgatctcctaaacagggccccggcagtctgctgaaaGCGGCCATGCTGACccctgcaggaagccgcggctgctgcccccctccatgcatctctgtgggatacatggaggggggagtgTTGCCCGCTGCTCcatgggggagggggtcaacacgcccccttccagcaaactgtcagggccctgttcaggaaatcgcgggggggaggaggtcccagcggttggaccccccctgcgatctataacttatcctctatccttttggatagggaataagctatctttcactacactactccttttaatatatatatttacatatttttttttcaacttgctccagtaagttaaacaaattttgtaaattacctctcttaaaaaaaaattagaaaaaaataaaaaaattataagaaaaaaaatcttaatccttccagtacttaacagttgctgtatattacagaagaagttgtgtagttcttttctctctgaccacactgctctttgaggacacctctgtccatgtcaggaactgtccagagtaggagcaaatccccatagcaaacctatcctgttctggacagttcctgacatggacagaggtgtcagcaaagagcacagtggtcagacagaaaagaaaaaaaaaaaaagaacttccggtcgataatacagcagctgataagtactggaaggattttagatctttatatagaagtaattttacaaatgtttatctttctggcaccagtagatttgaaGAAAttttagagtaccccttttaacactgATGGTAAATTTGTAAACTGTTTGCAATCCTCATGTTTTCTTCTGTATTTCTCCTCTACACAGGCAGCAATACTGCAGCAGACCGCAGACTATATATTCTCCCTGGAACAGGAGAAGACCAGGTTACTGCAGCAGAATAACCAGCTCAAGCGCTTCATACAGGTCAGGAGCTAAAGAAATCACTTGTGATCaataaatgaattacaagttgTCACTGGGTAATGTAGGGCAAAGAAAGTTTGCTCGAGGTTAGCCTAGACctgagcttcccaaccagggtgcctccagctgttgcaaaactacaactcccagcatgcccagacagccgaaggctgtctgggcatgctgggatttgtagttttgcaacagctggaggcaccctggttgggaaaacactggcctagattATGGGTTTGTGCATGCTTTTGTAGCACCAACATTCACCATGGCATAGTACAGCATTAGAATTGCATACTTACCAGTTGATATCCGGCCTCTGATATTTCTTAAGGGAAAACTGACACATAcattctcccgcactatcctggtggatagtgcgggagacgctgattaaaacaggCCCTACCTTACCCCGATccacccggccgttcgcccgcaattgtatttttattctatgtggaaatcttgttgtaactggcacgggcggggcttctgcaggttaactggcactgacgtcagcgccacttatgaatattcaccgctcctaactggagggagggggggcggGATGAATATCTtataagcggcactgacgtcagtgccagttaacctgcagaagccccgacCGTGCCAGTTACAAGATTTCCACATAGAATAAAAGTACATGTGGAAATCTTGTTGCAACTGGCaatggcggggcttctgcaggttaactggcactgatgtcagtgccgcttataaatattcatcatccccccccccccctccctccagttaggagcggtggatattcataagcggcgctgacgtcagtgccagttaacccgcagaagccccgcccgtgccagttacagcaagatatacacatagaataaaactacaattgcgggcgaacggccgggcggatccgggcaaggtagggctcgttttaatcagcgtctcccgcactatccatttagtacctgtggatagtgcgggagaaaatatctgaccgttttcctttttaatataaaGGCCTCTGTCCTTCTTTTTTTTGCAGGAGTTCAATGGCTCTTCTCCTAAGCGGCGACGGGCGGAAGACAAGGATGAGGGCATTGGCTCTCCGGATATCTGGGAAGAAGAAAAAGCAGACGACTTGAGAAGAGAAATGATTGAACTGAGGCAACAACTGGACAAAGAACGTTCCGTGAGGATGATGCTGGAGGAGCAGGTAAATGGTTAATGCATCGATAAGACTTGGTATTGCATGAGGCATGCAGGTGGCATAGAAGATCATACCCACCCTTAAGTTACTTGCAGGTAGAGCGATGCCGGCAGTGTAGGATGGCACAGTAGGCAGAGCGGAGCATTGCATGCCTGTCATACAGCATCTCGTTCCCTGATGCTTTTGTTCTTAGTTTCCCTATGTCAGACTTTCTAATGACCTGATATAACTGGCAGGTGCGGGCTCTGGAAGCTCACATGTACCCTGAAAAGTTGAAGGCTATAGCTCAACAAATCCAGGAAGAGGGAGGGCAGGGACAATCGAACGAGTCACTGGACAGGGGTGACCAACCTCTCCAATCTCAGGTGAGACAGACGATCCTCCCCCCGCTGTAACAGAGCTCCCTTCTGTTCCTTAGCCACCATATTGTCTGGTAGTCACCTGTATTATGTGGGAGGTGGTACCATGCCCAGGAGTTTACTCTGTAATGCCATGTCAttttatatttaaagggtacctcctcatcaaaaaaaacttttcatatattatagattaatgtatgcagaataacttcacaattgcatgttcttaaaaaatctgcttctttctatttaattttccactttgaagaaatgaccactaggggtctccctaccagtcctggcagcaagcatttcagactcatgctggagtcctaaacactacgagctgccagtctgctttgttcacaaaggagaacactcagagctgccagcctgctttgttcacagcctgtttggctgtgaacaaagcaggctggcagctctgagtgtttaggactccagcatgagtcagaaatgcttgctgacaggactgataatgaaaaatatgcttctttctattgtatttttcattaacatgctattggaaagttatt from the Hyla sarda isolate aHylSar1 chromosome 8, aHylSar1.hap1, whole genome shotgun sequence genome contains:
- the TFAP4 gene encoding transcription factor AP-4 isoform X4, whose product is MYEIKEEAASAVCLANIPLTPETQRDQERRIRREIANSNERRRMQSINAGFQSLKTLIPHTDGEKLSKAAILQQTADYIFSLEQEKTRLLQQNNQLKRFIQEFNGSSPKRRRAEDKDEGIGSPDIWEEEKADDLRREMIELRQQLDKERSVRMMLEEQVRALEAHMYPEKLKAIAQQIQEEGGQGQSNESLDRGDQPLQSQLLGSHVPLAPTHHPTVIVPAPPPPTSHHVNVVTVGHSSVISSVSTSRQNLDTIVQAIQHIEGTRDKQLQEDEQRRAVIVNVSRPGDDSDTASDTECDDSEADQNKDDAMEDP
- the TFAP4 gene encoding transcription factor AP-4 isoform X3 yields the protein MEAERLRLVRTRSHKVTVHRLYSGARNLANIPLTPETQRDQERRIRREIANSNERRRMQSINAGFQSLKTLIPHTDGEKLSKAAILQQTADYIFSLEQEKTRLLQQNNQLKRFIQEFNGSSPKRRRAEDKDEGIGSPDIWEEEKADDLRREMIELRQQLDKERSVRMMLEEQVRALEAHMYPEKLKAIAQQIQEEGGQGQSNESLDRGDQPLQSQLLGSHVPLAPTHHPTVIVPAPPPPTSHHVNVVTVGHSSVISSVSTSRQNLDTIVQAIQHIEGTRDKQLQEDEQRRAVIVNVSRPGDDSDTASDTECDDSEADQNKDDAMEDP